From Nicotiana tabacum cultivar K326 chromosome 15, ASM71507v2, whole genome shotgun sequence, the proteins below share one genomic window:
- the LOC107782410 gene encoding bax inhibitor 1-like — MESFTSFFNSQSASSRNRWSYDSLKNFRQISPFVQTHLKKVYLSLCCALIASAAGAYLHILWNIGGLLTTLGCVGSIVWLMATPLYEEQKRIALLMAAALFKGASIGPLIELVIDFDPSIVLGAFVGCAVAFGCFSAAAMVARRREYLYLGGLLSSGLSILFWLHFASSIFGGSMALFKFEVYFGLLVFVGYIIFDTQDIIEKAHLGDLDYVKHALTLFTDFIAVFVRILIIMLKNASEKEEKKKKRRN; from the exons ATGGAGTCTTTCACATCGTTCTTCAATTCGCAGTCGGCGTCGTCTCGCAATCGCTGGAGTTACGATTCTCTTAAGAACTTCCGCCAGATCTCTCCCTTCGTTCAAACTCATCTCAAAAAG GTCTACCTTTCATTATGCTGTGCTTTAATTGCTTCGGCTGCTGGAGCTTACCTTCACATTCTTTGGAACATCGGTGGCTTACTTACGACGCTGGGATGCGTGGGAAGCATAGTATGGCTGATGGCGACTCCTCTGTATGAAGAG CAAAAGAGGATAGCACTTCTGATGGCAGCTGCACTGTTTAAAGGAGCATCTATTGGTCCACTGATTGAATTGGTTATTGACTTTGACCCAAG CATCGTGTTAGGTGCTTTTGTTGGTTGTGCTGTGGCTTTTGGTTGCTTCTCAGCTGCTGCCATGGTGGCAAGGCGCAGAGAGTACTTGTATCTTGGAGGTCTTCTTTCATCTGGTCTCTCTATCCTGTTCTGGTTGCACTTCGCATCATCCATTTTTGGTGGTTCTATGGCCCTATTCAAGTTCGAG GTTTATTTTGGGCTCTTGGTGTTCGTGGGCTATATCATTTTTGACACCCAAGATATAATTGAGAAGGCACACCTTGGGGATTTGGACTACGTGAAGCATGCTCTGACCCTCTTTACAGATTTTATTGCTGTTTTTGTGCGAATTTTAATCATAATG TTGAAGAATGCATCCGAGaaggaagagaagaagaagaagaggagaaacTAA
- the LOC107782406 gene encoding vesicle-associated protein 2-1-like — MSGATNQLISVSPPELRFQFELDKQSYCDLKVTNSTEHSVAFKVKTTSPKKYFVRPNTGIIQPWDSCFIRVTLQAQKEYPPDMQCKDKFLLQSTIVNNDIDELSPDTFNKESGRTVEESKLRVVYISPHSSPGHSEDFRQSSDFTSNQALQRIKDERDAAVRQTQQLLQELEIMKRRRNRNDPGFSLKFAIVVGVIGLMVGFLLKLLSSPSVE; from the exons ATGAGTGGTGCTACGAACCAGTTGATATCTGTTAGTCCGCCGGAGCTCAGGTTCCAAt TTGAATTGGATAAACAAAGCTACTGCGATCTTAAAGTCACAAACAGCACAGAGCATTCAGTTGCTTTTAAG GTGAAAACTACTTCTCCAAAGAAGTACTTTGTTCGACCGAACACTGGTATTATACAGCCCTGGGATTCATGTTTCATTCGAG TCACCCTTCAAGCTCAGAAGGAATACCCGCCGGATATGCAATGCAAGGACAAATTCCTCCTACAGAGCACAATTGTGAATAACGATATTGATGAACTTTCTCCAGATACT TTTAATAAGGAAAGTGGAAGAACTGTAGAAGAGTCCAAGCTTAGGGTTGTTTACATATCTCCTCATTCATCTCCTGGACATTCTGAAGATTTTAGACAAAGTTCTGATTTCACCTCT AATCAAGCATTGCAGCGTATCAAAGATGAAAGAGATGCAGCCGTCCGACAAACACAACAGCTTTTACAGGAACTG GAAATTATGAAGAGACGAAGAAATCGGAATGATCCAGGCTTCTCTCTAAAGTTTGCAATTGTTGTCGGAGTCATTGGCCTAATGGTTGGCTTTCTGCTGAAACTGTTGTCATCGCCTTCTGTAGAATAG